A stretch of Fusarium fujikuroi IMI 58289 draft genome, chromosome FFUJ_chr10 DNA encodes these proteins:
- a CDS encoding probable developmental regulator flbA, which yields MSKGTITQSSSRLLCASNDDRPQSKDLQDLFSALLASLLPLVPHRVRFIKIEHTFLAEDAIHNLGNLKLTQSNRMPDPSNPSGTVVSTSTTTFSMNKNTARNLCQQFVDARYIESADGKPDQVFQQRGGVWRPTSKGIMIFDWFCQSNGLYQDQLSELHCLITGPLLHLERDVKTDKCHVDRATTEVVFCRLIGVDGRGKKGPYSEGAAGIRLQPERKVNGKTYHDTCTGQVIAEWLRDNTTCVDLREAVNIATHFVHYNLIESVTTDMAYMNQFAACKLFQPTPIAIYQLSQRGQDLVETSSSSRCSSQGKTDTSSAKGGVNESNRHKLEKILLDPTLRLLFRENLRETYCEESLAFYEQADEIIRDSKAMLETMLKDKKGDDAANELLSQAHVVFNTFLAPGSPREVNVNHKIRSSLAQRMTKAQALDATVADTLQEVTSLLETAQDAVFKLMATDSVPKFLNNPAAESRLVQAGVR from the exons ATGTCAAAGGGAACAATCACACAGTCGTCATCGCGATTGCTATGCGCGTCAAACGATGACCGACCGCAATCAAAG GACCTCCAGGACCTATTCTCCGCCCTCCTCGCCAGTCTTCTCCCTCTCGTCCCTCATCGCGTCCgcttcatcaagatcgaGCACACATTCCTCGCCGAAGATGCTATCCACAACCTCGGCAATCTCAAACTTACCCAGTCAAATCGTATGCCTGACCCTAGCAACCCATCGGGCACCGTCGTCTCCACCTCCACAACAACCTTCTCCATGAACAAGAATACAGCCCGAAATCTGTGTCAGCAATTCGTCGATGCCCGATATATCGAGTCTGCCGATGGAAAGCCCGACCAGGTGTTTCAACAAAGAGGTGGAGTATGGAGACCAACGTCCAAGGGCATCATGATCTTTGACTGGTTCTGTCAATCAAATGGCCTGTACCAGGATCAGCTTAGCGAGCTACACTGTCTCATCACAGGGCCTTTGTTGCATCTGGAACGAGATGTCAAGACTGACAAGTGCCATGTGGATCGAGCCACCACTGAGGTTGTCTTCTGTCGGTTGATCGGCGTTGACGGACGAGGCAAGAAGGGGCCTTACTCAGAGGGTGCAGCAGGTATCCGACTCCAGCCAGAACGCAAGGTGAATGGGAAGACATACCATGATACTTGCACTGGCCAAGTCATCGCTGAGTGGCTGCGAGACAACACGACATGCGTCGATCTTCGAGAAGCCGTCAACATAGCAACCCACTTCGTGCACTACAACCTCATCGAGTCAGTGACAACAGACATGGCTTACATGAATCAATTCGCCGCTTGCAAACTCTTCCAACCTACTCCCATCGCTATCTACCAACTCTCCCAACGCGGTCAAGACCTTGTCGAGACCAGCTCATCGAGTCGTTGCTCATCACAAGGCAAGACAGACACATCGTCAGCAAAGGGCGGCGTCAACGAGAGCAACCGCCataagcttgagaagatcctACTCGACCCTACGCTACGATTGTTGTTCCGCGAGAACCTTCGAGAGACATACTGTGAAGAGAGTCTTGCATTTTACGAGCAGGCTGATGAGATCATTCGGGACTCCAAGGCCATGCTTGAGACTATGCTGAAGGATAAGAAGGGCGATGATGCAGCGAACGAGCTTCTTTCCCAAGCGCATGTTGTATTCAACACCTTCCTCGCACCTGGGTCACCGCGAGAGGTCAACGTCAACCACAAGATCCGATCAAGTCTTGCTCAACGCATGACCAAGGCCCAGGCACTCGATGCCACAGTAGCAGATACCTTGCAAGAGGTGACATCACTATTGGAGACTGCCCAAGATGCCGTCTTCAAATTAATGGCCACT GACTCTGTGCCCAAGTTTCTCAACAACCCAGCAGCCGAAAGCCGACTTGTTCAAGCCGGCGTGCGATGA
- a CDS encoding related to heterokaryon incompatibility protein: MALVYSQFPVKAGDLRLVSLESWAGDITEAKWKLRVVSLHDPLTRYHALSYRWGAPINEGPFRTYTNERVASIKFGDGELKVARNLLDFLIQVKEDKELKDKEFWIDAICINQEDDDERSYQVSNMMAEIYRRASSVIAWLGDSDAHTKQAFDHMAKVADRNILKSLGMPTRRRISEPSDHEEACWEAIGKIFDRTYWNRSWIIQELVLPEHVTLRCGVYSTNWDIFVKASHNISTSPLKQFYDSRPAEGTSSSARSLRASRNYGVPAIIKATKSTMATEHWANVLLYTLIRSRDCEATELGDKAYALLGLIQGREGIEKLPPLLCPTYGKNCSPGKTYLDIAIQLLMDCEDLLVLSCAEGFRNVKLNGADLPSWVPDWSVRYPLGLRVTGYERYQADSFFFSADRNLSREEKLALWPATFNETELTMTIHGVQVDKISFVAESKRDVLNYKPFPRLLDMLLRLPEKDKVTGEGRMEAFWRTLTKNTYGEARVPPPKGSSMGPSFAKWLKERMESVVLSPEDENYWTKLKEAFNKFWPQDAEWLTATKGHESVLSMEFSSQFAYGEYLRPFVTENGYIGLGSQNLQEGDTVWVVPRSRVPLIFRRLSEFNPQADHHCQLVGGTYLHGFMDGSWWGKKATKDDTQAIIIH, translated from the coding sequence ATGGCTCTAGTCTATTCCCAGTTCCCTGTCAAAGCTGGTGACTTACGTCTTGTATCACTCGAGAGCTGGGCTGGAGATATCACCGAAGCAAAATGGAAGCTGAGAGTCGTGAGCTTGCATGATCCGTTGACACGCTACCACGCCCTTTCGTATAGGTGGGGGGCGCCTATCAACGAGGGGCCTTTCAGAACATACACTAACGAGCGCGTTGCGTCTATAAAATTTGGGGATGGAGAGCTTAAAGTTGCAAGAAACTTACTGGACTTCCTGATCCAGGTGAAGGAAGACAAAGAGCTCAAAGATAAGGAGTTCTGGATTGACGCCATATGTATAAACCaagaggacgacgatgagaGGAGTTATCAGGTCAGCAACATGATGGCTGAGATCTACAGGAGAGCTAGTTCTGTCATTGCATGGCTTGGGGACTCGGATGCGCATACGAAGCAAGCTTTCGATCACATGGCCAAGGTAGCTGACCGGAACATTCTCAAATCATTGGGCATGCCAACTAGACGAAGAATCTCGGAACCTTCCGACCATGAGGAGGCTTGTTGGGAGGCCATTGGAAAGATCTTCGATAGGACCTACTGGAACAGATCATGGATTATCCAAGAACTCGTACTCCCAGAGCACGTAACTCTCCGCTGTGGAGTGTACTCAACAAATTGGGATATATTTGTGAAGGCTTCGCATAACATATCAACGAGCCCTTTGAAGCAGTTTTACGACAGTCGGCCCGCCGAGGGAACGTCATCTTCCGCCAGAAGCTTGAGAGCGTCCCGTAATTACGGAGTGCCGGCGATTATAAAAGCAACGAAATCAACCATGGCCACAGAGCACTGGGCTAATGTGCTATTATACACGCTGATAAGATCCCGTGACTGCGAGGCTACAGAGCTTGGGGACAAAGCATACGCTCTGCTGGGCCTTATCCAAGGTCGTGAAGGTATTGAAAAGTTGCCGCCGTTGCTGTGCCCAACGTACGGAAAGAATTGCAGTCCTGGAAAGACATACCTCGACATAGCCATTCAACTTCTCATGGATTGTGAGGATTTACTAGTCCTTTCTTGCGCAGAGGGTTTTCGTAATGTAAAGTTGAATGGTGCAGACCTTCCCTCCTGGGTTCCTGACTGGAGTGTCAGATATCCTCTTGGTCTCAGAGTCACAGGATATGAGAGATATCAAGCAGATTCATTTTTCTTCTCGGCGGACAGGAATTTGTCACGGGAAGAGAAGCTGGCCCTTTGGCCTGCTACATTCAACGAGACTGAGCTTACGATGACTATCCACGGAGTGCAAGTCGACAAGATCTCTTTCGTTGCAGAGTCAAAGCGCGATGTCTTGAATTACAAACCCTTTCCAAGACTCTTGGATATGCTATTGAGGCTGCCTGAAAAGGATAAAGTCACTGGCGAAGGTCGAATGGAAGCTTTCTGGCGGACGCTGACTAAAAATACTTATGGAGAGGCCAGAGTTCCTCCGCCAAAGGGATCATCAATGGGGCCTAGTTTTGCAAAATGGTTAAAAGAGAGAATGGAGTCCGTGGTATTGTCTCCAGAAGACGAAAACTATTGGACGAAGCTCAAAGAAGCTTTCAACAAGTTCTGGCCCCAAGATGCAGAATGGCTTACCGCCACCAAAGGACACGAGTCTGTCTTATCGATGGAATTTAGCTCGCAATTCGCATATGGGGAATACCTTCGACCGTTCGTAACAGAGAATGGATACATCGGACTTGGCTCACAGAATTTGCAGGAGGGAGATACAGTCTGGGTAGTACCACGATCGCGGGTGCCTTTAATATTTAGGCGTTTGAGCGAGTTCAATCCACAGGCGGATCACCATTGCCAGTTGGTAGGAGGGACATATCTCCATGGGTTCATGGATGGTAGCTGGTGGGGAAAGAAAGCGACCAAAGATGACACGCAAGCTATCATAATCCACTGA
- a CDS encoding related to GPI anchored protein, protein MTLIYTIFFSFLFPLSYAFTHPGLLVTDTDISRIKTKLAEKKEPWTASWNKLTSIPFSSADYKNNAVKEVNRGQNGEVLWHDAAAAFNLALRWKVSGEDQYAETASGILVAWADTLEILSGGDDAYLTAGLQGYELANAAELLRDYQPFAKNGLAKVISMFNKIFLPMNLDFLNHVLGSEHNVKHFFANWEQCNIASAMAIAVLTDNQTTWDFAVDYFKHGEGNGAINNGISNIVQEPGTGKAIGQGQESGRDQGHSAMNFQVLGAIGQQAWNQGEDLFAYNNSRILLGAEYFARYNLGNDVPFEPYTNGIVSFDVISEASRGAVRPAWELLYSHYVNIKGLDAPWTKAYLNNSLESFGGFEGGAGSWGEGSGHYDGLGWGSLLHHLDESDIEAAKSSAAGHEPTATTSESQPRSTSLATVRTASGSKTATADDGAETATAKPSAVSAHRSSTTTATSIPQITEEPGKGCRARRPKSRKHKGRKHHSVLN, encoded by the exons ATGACACTCATTTACAcaatctttttctcttttcttttccctctttcCTATGCTTTCACTCACCCTGGTTTGCTAGTCACCGACACCGATATCAGTCGCATCAAAACTAAGCTCGCCGAGAAAAAAGAGCCTTGGACCGCGTCGTGGAATAAGCTGACGAGTATCCCATTTTCCAGTGCTGACTACAAGAACAATGCAGTCAAAGAAGTGAACAGAGGCCAAAATGGGGAGGTCCTATGGCACGATGCGGCTGCTGCGTTCAACCTTGCTCTGCGCTGGAAAGTCAGTGGAGAAGACCAGTACGCAGAAACCGCATCAGGCATCCTTGTTGCTTGGGCAGATACGCTGGAGATCCTCAGCGGGGGCGATGATGCCTACCTTACCGCAGGATTGCAAGGTTATGAGCTTGCTAACGCCGCAGAGCTTCTCCGCGACTACCAGCCATTCGCTAAGAACGGTCTAGCCAAAGTCATCAGCATGTTCAACAAAATATTCTTGCCGATGAATCTCGATTTCCTCAACCACGTCCTGGGGTCAGAGCACAATGTCAAGCACTTCTTCGCCAACTGGGAACAGTGCAATATTGCTTCTGCTATGGCTATCGCAGTCCTCACCGACAACCAAACCACCTGGGACTTTGCCGTCGACTACTTCAAACACGGTGAGGGTAATGGGGCTATCAATAACGGTATCTCGAACATCGTTCAAGAACCTGGTACGGGCAAGGCAATtggccaagggcaagaatCTGGCCGAGATCAGGGTCATTCCGCGATGAACTTCCAAGTGCTGGGTGCCATTGGACAGCAGGCATGGAATCAGGGCGAGGACCTCTTTGCCTACAACAACAGCCGCATTCTACTAGG AGCCGAGTACTTTGCTCGATACAATCTTGGAAACGATGTACCATTCGAGCCCTACACAAACGGCATAGTCTCCTTCGATGTTATCAGCGAAGCCTCTCGAGGTGCGGTTCGACCTGCTTGGGAGCTGCTCTATAGTCATTACGTCAACATCAAAGGTCTTGACGCTCCTTGGACAAAGGCATACCTGAACAACTCTTTGGAGTCCTTCGGAGGATTCGAGGGCGGGGCTGGTTCTTGGGGAGAAGGTTCCGGTCACTATGATGGACTTGGCTGGggctctcttctccaccatTTGGATGAATCTGACATCGAAGCTGCAAAGTCCTCCGCTGCTGGCCATGAACCAACTGCAACGACGTCAGAGAGTCAGCCAAGGTCAACATCTCTAGCGACAGTCCGTACTGCCTCTGGATCAAAGACTGCCACAGCTGATGATGGCGCCGAGACTGCTACAGCAAAGCCATCTGCCGTAAGCGCCCATCGTTCTTCTACGACAACTGCCACATCAATTCCTCAAATTACGGAAGAGCCAGGAAAGGGATGCCGTGCAAGAAGGCCGAAGAGCCGCAAGCATAAGGGCCGTAAACATCACTCCGTTCTGAACTAG
- a CDS encoding related to 6-hydroxy-D-nicotine oxidase, translating to MLKIKDFQGMQYSRDTSSQFGQKDYKFFNQQYATTSYQTEHDMNPALIVQPKEDEDVIKAVQWARDNKVSVAVRSGGHQYSGASSTGGKNIQIDLTNTYKDMMVLEEDGVPDDRALVLAGVSNRLQDFNDYLRSVNLFVPHGQCAYVCTGGHGQTGGYGQLGRSFGLFGDHIIKIRLIDHNGSIQNVTKESDSELFYAILGGSPGNFGIITHYTVEVYRASSYMGTVAGPNGFKGPHGLKGLWIYEPKVLSRLLGFIAKMSDEGTAPRGYDLCCSVLSTDFPVTMLFPSLRDDTIWKKIQQKIKTALAKDVLDLLNGSFPAIIVLYAQWCPTNKTDKYDSTVDNWFKQFRDLQNDWSNHTLLINEFDEGMDTMTGKWIFPKRREFELPYVKRTYATKSQTLQKDGWVDAVVKRLDLIYNPHQKLDNDKSDKEGEVYDHCKLSVQIQCFGGKNSRFLLNKDNGTSYSWRDSTVVQTLDCFHDPGAKYREYALGWQKTNDTIMIGAKSPFSKQDRRVLWGSWGDWDMSKPEIWQAYYEDADKYKRLGKARAKADPNGTFTANPFAVTAVRDGTKQ from the exons AtgctcaagatcaaagatTTTCAAGGGATGCAATACTCCCGAGACACTTCATCTCAATTTGGCCAAAAGGATTAcaagttcttcaaccagCAATATGCTACCACCTCTTACCAGACAGAGCATGACATGAACCCAGCTCTCATCGTCCAGcccaaggaagatgaagacgtcatcaaggctgttcaATGGGCGAGGGACAACAAGGTCAGCGTCGCTGTCAGGTCGGGTGGCCATCAGTATTCTGGTGCCTCTTCTACCGGTGGCAAGAACATCCAGATTGATCTCACCAACACTTACAAGGATATGATGGTCCTGGAAGAAGACGGAGTTCCTGATGACAGAGCCCTGGTTCTGGCTGGTGTGAGCAACAGACTGCAAGACTTTAATGACTACCTTCGTTCGGTCAATCTATTTGTGCCCCACGGACAATGTGCCTA CGTCTGTACTGGTGGTCACGGTCAAACCGGTGGCTATGGTCAACTCGGCCGCAGTTTTGGTCTTTTTGGCGATCACATTATCAAGATCCGTCTGATTGATCACAACGGCTCCATTCAGAACGTCACCAAGGAGAGTGACTCTGAGCTCTTCTACGCCATCCTCGGTGGCAGCCCGGGAAACTTCGGCATTATTACTCATTACACCGTTGAGGTTTATCGCGCTTCCAGCTACATGGGAACTGTCGCTGGTCCTAATGGCTTCAAG GGACCTCACGGTCTGAAGGGCCTGTGGATCTATGAGCCCAAGGTACTTAGCCGTCTACTGGGCTTCATTGCTAAGATGTCTGATGAAGGTACTGCCCCACGAGGCTACGATCTCTGCTGCAGTGTTCTCAGCACAGACTTCCCTGTTACTATGCTGTTCCCTTCGCTCCGAGATGACACAATTTGGAAGAAGATTcagcagaagatcaagacaGCTTTAGCCAAAGATGTTCTTGATTTGCTCAATGGTAGCTTCCCTGCTATCATCGTCCTCTATGCCCAATGGTGTCCTACCAACAAGACCGACAAGTACGATTCTACTGTTGACAACTGGTTCAAGCAGTTCAGAGACCTTCAAAACGACTGGAGCAACCACACTCTTCTGATCAATGAATTCGATGAGGGCATGGACACGATGACTGGAAAGTGGATCTTCCCTAAGCGTCGAGAGTTCGAACTCCCCTATGTCAAGCGCACCTACGCTACAAAGTCGCAGACTCTCCAGAAGGACGGTTGGGTTGATGCTGTAGTCAAGCGTCTGGATTTAATCTACAATCCCCACCAGAAGCTTGACAACGACAAGAGCGACAAGGAAGGAGAAGTATACGATCACTGCAAGCTCTCGGTGCAGATCCAGTGCTTCGGCGGTAAGAACTCGCGCTTCTTGCTCAACAAGGACAACGGAACGTCCTACAGTTGGCGAGACTCCACTGTCGTCCAAACACTAGACTGTTTCCACGACCCTGGTGCCAAGTATAGGGAATATGCTCTCGGCTGGCAGAAGACCAACGATACTATCATGATCGGAGCCAAGAGCCCCTTCAGCAAGCAGGATCGCCGTGTGCTCTGGGGTTCTTGGGGAGACTGGGATATGAGTAAGCCTGAGATTTGGCAAGCATACTATGAGGATGCGGATAAGTATAAGAGACTTGGCAAGGCTAGGGCTAAGGCTGACCCGAATGGAACCTTTACTGCCAACCCCTTTGCCGTCACTGCTGTGCGCGACGGTACGAAACAGTAA
- a CDS encoding related to L-amino-acid oxidase has product MSLLDLNSDLSIRNQWARQHINRAIRQDWNALLEHSDDSSELGSLPFIPKTSELPPAPAPQKSSAPHDHEAQKPRAIKIGVIGAGAAGLFTGLVLDYLNSELKKGSIPLSFDYEIHEAAGSDRVGGRLFTYNFGGQRDTHDYYDVGAMRFPDNPVMKRTFELFGRLGMEKTDLKTNPNAPDGSLIPYYMSPNAPNTNPWCYNDINVWGASYQSVQTSAGTVDPFQVDTDNSIDHRLLKVGPDEVVKANVEPLRQALKEDAEKTPPGDKGWKMLMEYDTYSTRQFLGTANPKVKLPKDIPPPPYNYETIEWLETFNGGTDWYDQAHSETVLESLDFEFSPETKWFCVLGGAQQLAKKMEERITSKPTYHNPVAAIRAIGKMDVRLDIVAGKRSEYRHYDAVVATTTLGCLGRMDTRQAGLRYPVKQAIRSLGYGQSCKVAIKFSHAWWIHDLKDFNIREAGLGHSDLALRTCVYPSYNIYDAKTKTAVLLCSYTWQQDSDRLGCLMSTNKDHGQKVADEQALKELLLRDLAILHRNKQMGEKDLYTLISKSYVDHHAYSWTEDPNTAGAFAFFRPQQFSSMWNRVIQPSGDVIIAGEASSPHHAWVVGALESVVHELHSWMGTNITLVPELKHARDILEKDEPRNPFVGLPPYMDVNISNWHAVMGVVNRDKHLEKIGGSDNGNLLSTLLSHFDVDAFKKDIPAR; this is encoded by the exons ATGTCTCTCCTTGATCTGAACTCTGACTTGTCCATCAGAAACCAATGGGCTCGCCAGCACATCAACAGAGCCATTCGACAGGATTGGAACGCCCTTCTTGAACATAGCGATGATTCTTCCGAGCTAGGTTCCCTTCCTTTTATTCCCAAGACCTCTGAGCTCCCTCCTGCCCCTGCCCCCCAGAAGTCATCCGCTCCCCACGACCATGAAGCTCAAAAGCCTCGGGCCATCAAGATCGGTGTCATCGGTGCTGGAGCAGCTGGCTTGTTCACGGGTCTTGTCTTGGACTACCTCAACAGCGAACTGAAGAAAGGTTCAATCCCTCTCTCTTTCGACTATGAAATCCATGAGGCGGCTGGATCAGATCGAGTTGGAGGTCGCTTGTTCACTTACAATTTTGGTGGCCAACGTGATACTCATGATTACTATGATGTTGGTGCGATGCGATTCCCTGACAACCCGGTCATGAAGCG CACATTCGAGCTCTTTGGCAGGCTTGGCATGGAAAAGACGGACTTGAAGACAAACCCCAACGCACCGGATGGTTCTCTCATCCCATATTATATGTCACCTAACGCGCCCAACACTAACCCCTGGTGCTACAACGACATCAACGTTTGGGGCGCTTCTTACCAGAGTGTTCAGACATCTGCTGGCACTGTTGACCCGTTCCAAGTTGATACCGATAACAGTATTGACCATAG GCTTCTCAAAGTTGGACCAGATGAGGTTGTAAAGGCCAATGTTGAGCCACTTCGTCAAGCCCTaaaagaagatgccgagaAGACTCCTCCTGGTGACAAAGgctggaagatgttgatggaaTATGATACATACAGCACTCGACAATTCTTGGGGAC TGCGAACCCGAAGGTGAAACTCCCTAAGGACATCCCTCCACCTCCATATAACTATGAGACCATCGAGTGGCTCGAGACCTTCAACGG AGGAACTGACTGGTACGACCAAGCTCACAGTGAGACTGTTCTTGAGTCCCTTGACTTTGAGTTCAGCCCTGAGACCAAGTGGTTCTGTGTGCTTGGTGGCGCCCAACAGCTCGCCaaaaagatggaagagagaaTTACTAGCAAACCCACATATCACAACCCAGTCGCTGCTATTCGCGCCATTGGTAAGATGGACGTGAGGCTCGATATTGTGGCTGGTAAGAGATCTGAGTATCGCCATTACGACGCCGTCGTGGCCACTACTACCCTCGGATGTCTTGGCCGCATGGACACTCGCCAAGCTGGCCTGAGATATCCGGTCAAGCAAGCCATTCGCTCTTTAGGCTATGGTCAGTCCTGCAAAGTGGCCATCAAGTTTAGCCATGCATGGTGGATCCACGATCTGAAGGACTTCAACATTCGCGAGGCAGGTCTAGGCCACTCCGACCTCGCCCTGCGAACTTGTGTATATCCTTCTTACAACATCTATGacgccaagaccaagacagcTGTTCTTCTATGTTCTTACACCTGGCAGCAGGACTCTGATCGTCTTGGATGTCTCATGTCGACAAACAAAGACCACGGGCAGAAGGTCGCCGATGAACAAGCCCTCAAAGAGCTTCTGCTCCGTGATCTGGCCATCTTGCATAGAAACAAACAGATGGGTGAAAAGGATCTCTACACTCTCATCAGCAAGAGTTATGTTGATCATCATGCCTACAGCTGGACTGAGGATCCCAACACTGCTGGAGCTTTCGCGTTCTTCAGACCCCAGCAGTTCAGCTCCATGTGGAACAGAGTGATCCAGCCATCGGGTGATGTCATCATTGCCGGTGAAGCCTCAAGCCCCCACCATGCCTGGGTCGTTGGCGCCCTCGAGAGTGTCGTCCATGAACTTCACTCCTGGATGGGTACCAATATCACTCTGGTTCCCGAGCTGAAGCATGCCAGAGACAttctggagaaggatgagcCCAGAAACCCCTTTGTCGGTCTCCCTCCATATATGGATGTGAACATCTCCAACTGGCACGCTGTTATGGGTGTCGTCAACCGAGACAAGCATCTAGAGAAGATCGGAGGGTCTGATAACGGCAATTTGCTGTCTACTTTGCTCTCACACTTCGATGTTGACGCTTTTAAGAAGGATATTCCTGCTCGATAA
- a CDS encoding related to glyoxalase family protein — MSAPIASAHLRVARPTNNIDALLPFYVDGLGFKKIGEFRDHDGFDGLMLGHKGAGYHLEFTAKRGHDAGRSPTQDNLMIFYLPEKEKFDDAVTRMEKAGIVSVTSFNPYWDQCGKTFEDADGYRVVLANMSWNL, encoded by the coding sequence ATGTCTGCTCCCATCGCATCCGCTCACCTTCGCGTGGCCCGCCCAACAAACAACATCGACGCCCTACTGCCCTTCTACGTCGACGGTCTGGGGTTTAAGAAGATTGGCGAGTTTCGTGACCATGACGGTTTCGATGGTCTAATGCTTGGTCACAAGGGAGCAGGCTATCATCTCGAATTCACAGCGAAGCGCGGACATGACGCCGGTAGATCACCTACGCAGGACAATCTCATGATTTTTTACCTGCCCGAGAAAGAGAAATTCGATGATGCAGTTACACGGATGGAGAAAGCGGGCATTGTTTCTGTCACGAGCTTTAATCCGTATTGGGATCAGTGCGGAAAGACATTTGAGGACGCTGATGGGTATCGCGTGGTGTTGGCAAATATGAGCTGGAATTTGTGA
- a CDS encoding related to PMU1-high copy suppressor of ts tps2 mutant phenotype, with amino-acid sequence MSGPKCSYKFTFEPDWLVDYPVISHSYPGSKLTTQPNLGLRNDREWARLTEHVKQSNDQDDSDVSHKILLVARHGHGVHNDVMEEVGSEEWKNHWSKLPGDSNRTWLDAELVEKGVQQAKDVGKLYTEGIRHAGFPVPDAIYTSPLARGLKTTNLIFRDIITEQGTEFRPIVKEYLRERLTNHTCDKRRTRQWIQAAYPDYELESGFAEEDVLWHADRSESNEAHVARTQELLEDVWRHDSGSCIALTTHSFTISTILEAIGAPQFRMGEGAMVALLVKGEKIYAK; translated from the exons ATGTCAGGCCCCAAATGCTCGTACAAGTTCACCTTCGAACCTGATTGGCTTGTTGACTACCCAGTGATTTCTCACTCATATCCTGGTTCGAAGCTCACCACTCAGCCAAACCTCGGTTTGCGTAATGATCGAGAATGGGCGAGGCTTACTGAGCACGTCAAACAATCAAATGACCAGGACGATTCAGATGTCTCACATAAAATCTTGCTAGTTGCGCGACATGGCCACGGTGTTCATAACGACGTGATGGAGGAAGTTGGGTCAGAAGAATGGAAG AATCACTGGTCAAAGCTACCCGGTGACTCAAATAGGACTTGGCTTGATGCCGAGCTTGTTGAAAAGGGAGTTCAACAAGCCAAAGACGTCGGGAAACTGTATACTGAGGGCATCCGGCATGCGGGCTTTCCCGTCCCCGATGCTATCTATACCAGTCCGCTTGCTCGAGGTCTCAAGACAACGAACCTGATTTTCAGGGACATCATCACGGAACAAGGGACCGAGTTCAGGCCTATAGTGAAAGAATATCTTCGAGAACGACTTACCAATCATACGTGTGATAAGCGGAGGACGAGACAGTGGATTCAAGCCGCTTATCCCGACTATGAGTTGGAATCAGGCTttgccgaggaagatgtGTTGTGGCATGCTGATCGATCAGAGTCGAATGAAGCACACGTTGCCCGGACACAAGAACTACTTGAGGATGTTTGGAGACATGATTCGGGATCATGCATTGCTTTGACCACTCACTCTTTCACGATATCTACTATCCTCGAAGCCATCGGGGCGCCACAGTTTCGAATGGGCGAAGGTGCCATGGTGGCACTCTTGGTCAAAGGCGAGAAGATTTACGCAAAATGA